A single genomic interval of Aureliella helgolandensis harbors:
- a CDS encoding RNA polymerase sigma factor, which translates to MSRTPAEPDAFETTQWSTVLAAGDVAAARHGDALAELCQRYWRPLYGFICHRGKSPDSAEDLIQAFFVQLLDGPALRIADPSRGRFRTFLLTSLTNFLHNQRDHNMALKRGGAVRLLSLDIRNAEGELINQPMQFASAEDEFQRQWAITVMDEALSRTEATYRRRGKAHLFQLLSASLSVSGTERTYAETATLLGMSESAVKVAVHRLRKEYRLQLRESVASTVESTGDVQDELETLLSALRPTRDR; encoded by the coding sequence ATGAGCAGAACACCGGCTGAACCAGATGCGTTTGAGACGACGCAGTGGAGCACAGTGCTCGCGGCGGGGGATGTTGCTGCGGCGCGACACGGCGATGCATTGGCAGAGCTTTGTCAGCGATACTGGCGACCGCTTTACGGCTTTATTTGTCATCGTGGCAAGTCGCCAGATTCTGCCGAGGACTTGATCCAAGCGTTCTTCGTTCAGCTGCTTGACGGACCGGCGCTACGAATTGCCGATCCGTCGCGGGGGCGATTTCGCACTTTCTTACTCACCTCTTTGACCAATTTTTTGCACAACCAACGCGATCACAACATGGCCCTCAAACGCGGCGGAGCGGTGCGTTTGTTAAGTCTCGACATTCGCAATGCCGAGGGCGAATTGATCAACCAGCCAATGCAATTCGCCTCGGCAGAAGACGAATTTCAACGACAGTGGGCCATCACGGTGATGGACGAAGCGCTGAGCCGAACAGAAGCGACTTACAGGCGGCGTGGCAAAGCACATTTATTTCAGTTGTTGTCAGCCAGTCTATCCGTTAGCGGTACCGAGCGGACTTACGCTGAAACGGCAACATTGCTTGGCATGTCCGAGTCAGCGGTAAAAGTCGCCGTGCACCGGTTAAGAAAAGAGTATCGATTACAACTTCGCGAGTCGGTGGCTTCCACGGTTGAGTCGACAGGAGACGTTCAGGACGAATTGGAAACGCTGTTGTCAGCACTCAGGCCGACGCGAGACCGTTAG
- a CDS encoding protein kinase domain-containing protein, which translates to MTNPTVTVDDISPDKCPECGERLAVIQQRIYCPACALRDALRTDGTSMGPHSLDLSHSWEIPLGGSRPEASDDFGELTSGETFGDYRIVRRLGRGGMGIVYETDHLPTSRRVALKVMTHSWDDRAARARFLREGRLAASINHPNSVYVYGTEEINGRPVISMELVRGRTLGDCVKSDGPLSSKRAVDAVLQIIDGLDAANEAGVLHRDVKPNNCFVDEDGQVKIGDFGLSITTTGRMESDPLRPTMTEVTRAGTFLGTPAYASPEQLRGEPLDHRSDIYAVGVTLYYLLSGKVPFAAENMVQLLARVLDNAAPPLKAIAPNVPAELDAIVARCLRKSPGARFGGYNELRQALLPLGSHAPVAAPLGSRFLAGAIDFTLLSIAFLPLSAFSIFSQGQPVLASDPLRGVSTLLLSTLAIALQWLYFALSEWRFGKTFGKHLLGLRVTSDQSKPKLSAALTRSALFLLVPLIPLLIANSLGYWQTMKAGLSFPQALTMALLGWSRFLIGAAMFASARSRNGNASLYDLLTGTRVVVKLVSPSVHSSAITTSDSFNTRGAETVGPYHVLNTIGKTDSGKLLLGYDARLLRRVWIHRADASSELSVDTSSHEIARDIRRRTQLRWLGGSHASAGEKSNELVQSWDCYEALSGGPLSDIEPTSIDWQDAKRGLAELAIELNAMDASDQVSLEHCWITDAGQVKLLPFAVFPEPTAVGAGPMQAEVSVPVEPHHGSDATDTRLTTLQQITAILEKKFALVGGTSQSMSLSEQGDLNQLNAASSLSDASPIANELARRRSVQVQSRVAGMLAASFILPCFCIISLLATSVLYDRQEASMPEVRELADAMYLREHSNRGLGLSQLERRNVIVKHIRAEFEEVYRDTYRMSSLYGQTQLMRYRSTLDRIFATPRPTNDEATEAARLFEAIAAEQTLPRPLVNAFFSSESAIFWGALTWLQLIWFPSLITGLLFRGGALVRLFGLTFANRRGQPASGLRVFIRMVFSGLIPMAAFVVYGSFQSNRLSPVTHQQFVAAFLVLVACFAVVAYRSRQRLFSDRCAGTFVVAK; encoded by the coding sequence ATGACCAATCCAACCGTGACCGTTGATGATATCTCGCCAGATAAGTGCCCCGAGTGCGGAGAGCGTTTGGCCGTAATTCAGCAACGAATCTACTGTCCTGCATGTGCTCTGCGAGATGCACTTCGGACCGACGGGACGAGCATGGGACCGCATTCGCTGGATTTATCCCATTCGTGGGAGATTCCGCTGGGAGGATCGAGGCCCGAAGCCTCAGACGACTTTGGTGAATTGACATCGGGCGAAACGTTTGGCGACTACCGAATCGTCAGGCGACTGGGCCGCGGCGGAATGGGCATTGTGTACGAGACCGATCATCTGCCCACCTCGCGCCGCGTTGCTTTGAAAGTAATGACGCATTCCTGGGACGACCGAGCGGCGCGAGCCCGGTTCCTGCGTGAAGGCCGATTGGCGGCGTCCATTAACCACCCCAACAGTGTTTACGTCTATGGCACCGAGGAAATCAACGGTCGACCTGTGATAAGCATGGAATTGGTTCGTGGCCGAACCCTGGGCGACTGCGTCAAAAGCGATGGACCTCTTTCGTCGAAGCGCGCCGTCGATGCCGTGCTGCAGATTATTGACGGACTGGATGCCGCCAACGAAGCCGGTGTACTGCACCGCGATGTCAAACCCAACAATTGCTTCGTCGACGAAGATGGTCAAGTCAAGATCGGTGACTTCGGGCTGTCCATCACCACCACGGGACGAATGGAAAGTGATCCGCTACGGCCCACGATGACGGAAGTAACCCGAGCAGGCACCTTTCTTGGCACTCCGGCCTATGCATCACCAGAACAATTGCGTGGCGAGCCGCTCGATCATCGTAGTGATATATATGCCGTTGGCGTCACACTGTATTACTTACTGAGTGGCAAAGTTCCATTCGCAGCGGAAAACATGGTCCAGCTTCTCGCTCGCGTCCTCGACAACGCGGCACCGCCACTGAAGGCGATCGCACCGAACGTACCCGCCGAGTTGGACGCGATTGTAGCGCGGTGCTTGCGAAAATCTCCCGGCGCACGCTTCGGCGGATACAACGAACTGCGCCAAGCACTACTGCCGCTTGGTTCGCACGCGCCGGTCGCCGCTCCACTGGGCAGCCGCTTCCTGGCAGGCGCAATCGACTTTACGTTGCTAAGTATTGCGTTCTTACCACTCTCCGCCTTTTCCATATTTTCACAGGGTCAACCGGTTCTCGCAAGCGACCCGCTTCGAGGTGTATCGACCCTATTGCTATCGACCTTGGCAATCGCGTTGCAGTGGTTGTACTTCGCACTTAGCGAATGGCGCTTTGGTAAAACGTTCGGCAAACACTTATTGGGACTGCGAGTCACCAGCGATCAATCGAAACCCAAACTCTCAGCCGCCTTGACGCGGTCCGCACTCTTCTTACTCGTCCCGCTGATACCACTGCTCATTGCGAACTCACTCGGCTATTGGCAAACCATGAAAGCTGGGCTCTCATTTCCCCAAGCACTCACAATGGCTCTACTGGGGTGGTCGCGATTTCTAATCGGTGCAGCGATGTTTGCTTCCGCGCGCAGCCGAAACGGTAATGCATCCCTTTACGATTTGTTAACGGGCACCCGTGTGGTGGTCAAACTTGTCAGCCCGTCGGTTCACTCGTCGGCAATCACAACTAGCGACTCGTTCAACACTCGCGGCGCCGAGACCGTAGGCCCGTATCACGTACTCAATACGATTGGGAAAACCGATTCGGGCAAATTACTTCTCGGATACGATGCGCGATTGCTACGGCGAGTTTGGATTCACCGAGCCGACGCCTCCAGTGAGTTATCCGTGGATACGTCGTCTCACGAAATCGCTCGAGACATTCGCCGAAGAACTCAATTGCGATGGCTCGGTGGCAGTCATGCCTCGGCCGGCGAGAAGTCGAACGAGCTCGTTCAAAGTTGGGACTGCTACGAAGCACTCAGTGGCGGCCCACTCTCCGATATCGAACCGACTTCGATCGATTGGCAAGATGCCAAACGCGGCCTAGCGGAGCTGGCCATCGAATTAAATGCCATGGACGCCAGCGACCAAGTCTCCTTGGAGCATTGTTGGATAACAGACGCGGGTCAAGTTAAGCTGTTACCATTTGCCGTGTTTCCTGAACCAACGGCGGTAGGCGCTGGCCCCATGCAGGCTGAAGTTTCTGTGCCCGTGGAGCCCCACCACGGCTCAGACGCTACTGACACACGCTTGACTACACTCCAGCAAATCACGGCAATACTAGAAAAAAAGTTTGCATTGGTAGGAGGGACGTCGCAAAGCATGTCGCTGAGCGAGCAAGGAGACCTGAACCAACTGAATGCCGCTTCAAGCCTCTCCGACGCGTCTCCCATCGCAAACGAATTGGCACGCCGCCGCAGCGTTCAAGTGCAATCGAGAGTCGCGGGCATGCTGGCTGCATCGTTCATACTCCCGTGCTTCTGTATCATCTCCCTTCTAGCGACATCCGTTCTCTATGATCGGCAGGAAGCATCGATGCCGGAAGTACGCGAGCTGGCCGACGCCATGTATTTACGCGAGCACAGCAACCGCGGTTTGGGCCTCAGCCAACTGGAGCGTCGCAACGTTATCGTCAAGCACATTCGTGCCGAATTTGAAGAGGTGTACCGAGATACATATCGCATGAGTTCGCTTTATGGCCAAACTCAGTTGATGAGATATCGTAGCACCTTAGATCGCATCTTCGCAACTCCACGCCCAACGAACGACGAGGCGACAGAAGCTGCCCGACTCTTTGAGGCGATCGCGGCTGAGCAGACTTTGCCTCGGCCACTGGTCAATGCGTTTTTTAGTAGCGAATCAGCTATTTTCTGGGGCGCGCTCACATGGCTGCAGCTTATCTGGTTCCCCAGCCTGATCACAGGCTTGCTGTTTCGCGGTGGAGCGTTAGTGCGCTTGTTTGGCTTGACGTTTGCGAACCGTCGTGGACAGCCAGCATCTGGGCTGCGCGTGTTCATCCGCATGGTGTTCAGCGGACTCATTCCCATGGCTGCTTTCGTAGTATACGGATCGTTCCAGTCCAACCGTTTATCGCCGGTAACACATCAGCAATTCGTGGCTGCGTTTCTCGTCCTAGTTGCCTGCTTTGCCGTCGTCGCCTACCGCAGCCGCCAGCGGCTATTCAGTGACCGGTGCGCCGGCACTTTCGTAGTGGCAAAATAG
- a CDS encoding 3-keto-disaccharide hydrolase, with protein sequence MKLPLFRRLLLLSLSSIALTNTFAQSPNDSVSLFNGKDLSGWHGDNPHNTVKAEAGQREKAIADQQPEFVKHWSVDNQELVNDGHGPYATTDQEYGDIELELDYKTVALADSGIYLRGTPQVQIWDTTKAGGKWNRNADKGSGGLFNNRADLPGQLPLVFADKPFGEWNHFHIVQIGSRTWVELNHKLVVDGAIMENYWDKDRLTPLPAQGPIHLQTHGGEIRWRNINLRTIDADEAISRLRGDDARFGFTSLFNGKDLTGWEGATDDYEVVDGTLQCKPGKGGVLFTKDQYADFAVRLEFKLPAGGNNGLAIRYPGEGRASYDGMCELQILDDDAEKYATLDPRQYHGSVYGVAPAHRGYLRPTGEWNYQEVTVSGSKIRVELNGTIIVDADVNQIKEYKDNAEHPGLGLKQGHFGFAGHNDPVQFRRIAIKPLH encoded by the coding sequence ATGAAACTGCCATTATTTCGACGTCTGCTCCTATTAAGCCTTTCGTCCATCGCGTTGACGAACACTTTTGCTCAAAGTCCCAACGATTCGGTCTCCTTGTTCAATGGGAAAGATTTGAGCGGTTGGCACGGCGACAATCCTCACAATACCGTCAAGGCGGAAGCGGGGCAGCGAGAAAAGGCCATTGCGGATCAACAGCCAGAGTTTGTGAAACACTGGAGTGTGGACAACCAAGAATTGGTCAACGATGGACATGGCCCCTACGCAACCACCGACCAAGAGTATGGTGATATCGAACTGGAACTCGATTACAAAACCGTGGCGCTGGCCGACAGCGGCATCTACCTCCGCGGAACACCTCAAGTTCAAATTTGGGACACCACCAAAGCTGGCGGAAAATGGAACCGCAATGCAGATAAAGGCTCCGGAGGGCTGTTCAACAATCGAGCCGACCTGCCAGGACAACTGCCGCTAGTATTTGCCGACAAGCCGTTCGGCGAGTGGAATCATTTTCACATTGTGCAAATCGGTAGTCGGACCTGGGTGGAACTGAATCACAAGCTGGTCGTCGACGGAGCGATCATGGAAAACTACTGGGACAAAGATCGTCTCACGCCACTCCCCGCCCAAGGCCCAATCCATCTCCAGACACACGGTGGAGAAATCCGCTGGCGCAATATTAACCTGCGAACCATCGATGCGGACGAGGCGATCAGCCGTCTGCGCGGAGATGATGCCCGGTTCGGATTCACCTCCCTGTTTAACGGAAAAGATCTCACTGGCTGGGAAGGTGCCACGGACGATTACGAAGTCGTCGATGGCACGTTGCAGTGCAAGCCAGGAAAGGGTGGTGTGCTCTTTACCAAGGACCAGTACGCCGACTTCGCCGTCCGACTTGAATTCAAACTGCCAGCCGGAGGAAATAACGGCTTGGCAATCCGCTATCCCGGAGAAGGCAGAGCCTCCTACGATGGAATGTGTGAGTTGCAGATACTGGATGACGATGCTGAGAAGTACGCGACGCTAGACCCGCGCCAATATCACGGCTCAGTCTACGGCGTCGCACCAGCACACCGCGGCTATTTGCGGCCAACGGGTGAATGGAATTATCAAGAGGTTACCGTCAGCGGCTCTAAGATCCGCGTGGAACTCAACGGCACCATCATCGTCGATGCCGATGTCAATCAGATCAAGGAATACAAAGACAATGCAGAGCATCCCGGACTTGGTCTGAAGCAAGGTCATTTTGGTTTTGCGGGTCACAACGACCCCGTCCAATTCCGTCGCATCGCGATCAAGCCGCTACACTAG
- a CDS encoding ABC transporter substrate-binding protein: MQRMFSVVFCLTLCLLLTACEPGSESSASKSGAASADGKLRIAVIPKGTSHQFWMAVKSGAEAAAEELGNVEVLWKGPETEADTMGQISVVKNFITGQVDGICLAPNHSQALLDVVLEANAENIPVVVFDSGLADGAELVSYVATDNYHGGVLAAEKLAEAMGGQGNVILLRYKEGSESTEQREEGFLETLNKMPEIKILSSDQYAGTTTESALAMATQLLNKYDGEVNGIFAVCEPNCNGTLEALVQTGSAGKVKFIAFDSSDRLIAGLSDDSVSGIVLQDPFEMGRQSVLAIAAHLRGETVEPKTSTGEYVATGENQHTAPYDRLLKPGAVEH; encoded by the coding sequence ATGCAACGAATGTTTTCTGTCGTATTTTGTTTGACTCTATGCCTCTTATTGACCGCATGCGAACCGGGGAGCGAATCCTCTGCCAGCAAATCGGGTGCAGCCAGTGCCGACGGCAAGCTGCGGATTGCCGTTATCCCCAAGGGGACCAGCCATCAGTTCTGGATGGCGGTCAAGTCGGGCGCCGAAGCGGCCGCTGAGGAATTGGGAAATGTCGAAGTGCTGTGGAAGGGCCCGGAAACCGAAGCTGACACCATGGGGCAAATCTCCGTAGTCAAAAATTTCATTACGGGACAAGTCGATGGAATCTGCCTCGCCCCAAACCATTCTCAAGCATTGCTCGACGTTGTCCTCGAAGCTAATGCGGAAAATATCCCCGTCGTGGTATTTGACAGCGGGTTGGCCGATGGCGCCGAGCTGGTCAGCTACGTAGCTACCGACAACTACCATGGAGGAGTCTTGGCGGCAGAAAAGCTAGCCGAGGCAATGGGAGGCCAGGGAAATGTTATCCTGCTGCGTTACAAGGAAGGGAGCGAAAGTACAGAGCAACGCGAAGAAGGATTTTTGGAAACGCTGAATAAAATGCCCGAAATCAAGATCCTTTCCTCCGACCAATATGCCGGCACGACCACCGAATCAGCCCTCGCCATGGCGACACAATTGCTCAACAAGTACGATGGAGAAGTCAACGGCATCTTCGCCGTGTGCGAACCCAACTGTAACGGGACGCTCGAAGCGCTCGTTCAAACCGGCTCTGCGGGCAAGGTCAAGTTCATTGCCTTCGATTCCAGCGACCGCTTGATCGCCGGCCTGAGTGACGACAGCGTGTCGGGCATCGTTCTCCAGGATCCCTTTGAAATGGGACGTCAATCGGTGTTAGCCATCGCGGCTCATTTGCGTGGCGAAACGGTCGAACCCAAGACATCTACTGGAGAATACGTTGCCACGGGTGAGAACCAGCATACGGCTCCCTACGACCGCCTCCTGAAGCCAGGCGCCGTCGAACACTAA
- a CDS encoding sugar ABC transporter ATP-binding protein has protein sequence MEQPLLSMRGISKRFGATQALKNVALDAYAGQVVALIGENGAGKSTLMKVLSGAHVPDEGTMEISGQPLTPKRPQDSRSAGVAIVYQELNLAPHLSVEDNIMLGIEQQRGGFLRRSEQRRRVREALSLLGHPDLTPDRIVGTLSIGAQQLVEIARALVAEARVVVFDEPTSSLTQQDVQRLFDVIRRLQDQGLAIIYISHFLEEIREVANRYVVLRDGEPAGSGLLTDTSNDAIVSLMVGRSVETLFPHVPHQLGEPILQVKELSGKKLPQRVSLKIRRGEIFGLFGLVGAGRTETLRQLFGLDRAAQGTVQIGNAYPACSPNARIRAGLGFVSEDRKGEGLAQSLSIADNLTLSKLQTYSTAGIMRLGARRAATRDWMQQLNVKAQGPEQTIGNLSGGNQQKVAIARVLHQDAEILLLDEPTRGIDVGTKAEIYRLIGELAAAGKTILFVSSYLPELLAVCDTLGVMSKGRLLETRSVDHWTENEILSVAISS, from the coding sequence GTGGAACAACCTCTCCTGTCAATGCGTGGAATCTCCAAACGATTCGGAGCCACGCAAGCGCTAAAGAACGTAGCACTCGACGCGTACGCTGGCCAAGTGGTTGCGTTGATTGGTGAGAATGGTGCAGGTAAGAGCACACTCATGAAAGTTCTCAGCGGGGCCCACGTCCCTGACGAGGGAACCATGGAGATCTCGGGACAGCCACTCACCCCCAAACGCCCGCAAGACTCGCGCAGCGCCGGCGTGGCCATTGTCTATCAAGAACTCAACCTAGCTCCCCACTTATCGGTTGAAGACAACATCATGCTCGGCATCGAGCAACAGCGAGGGGGATTCCTTCGCCGATCCGAGCAACGACGGCGAGTTCGTGAAGCATTGAGTCTACTGGGGCACCCAGATCTCACTCCCGATCGCATTGTTGGGACCCTCTCGATTGGTGCTCAGCAATTGGTCGAAATCGCCAGAGCTCTTGTTGCCGAAGCGCGGGTGGTAGTTTTCGACGAACCGACCAGCTCCCTGACGCAACAAGACGTCCAAAGACTCTTCGATGTCATACGTCGACTCCAAGACCAAGGCTTGGCAATTATCTACATCAGCCACTTTCTGGAAGAGATTCGGGAGGTTGCGAATCGATACGTTGTGCTCCGCGACGGAGAGCCGGCCGGCAGTGGCCTACTCACCGATACCTCCAACGACGCCATCGTCTCGCTCATGGTGGGCCGCAGCGTGGAAACCCTATTTCCGCATGTCCCACACCAGCTTGGTGAGCCTATTTTGCAGGTCAAAGAGCTGTCGGGCAAGAAGTTGCCGCAGCGAGTTTCGCTCAAAATCCGCCGGGGGGAAATCTTTGGACTGTTTGGGCTGGTCGGCGCTGGGCGCACCGAAACGTTGCGGCAACTCTTTGGATTGGATCGAGCGGCCCAAGGTACCGTGCAAATTGGCAATGCCTACCCAGCTTGCTCTCCCAACGCACGCATTCGTGCCGGGCTGGGGTTCGTGTCGGAAGACCGCAAGGGTGAAGGGTTGGCACAGAGTCTATCGATCGCCGACAACCTAACGCTCAGCAAGCTACAGACCTATTCAACGGCAGGCATCATGCGACTCGGCGCACGGCGTGCCGCCACGCGAGATTGGATGCAGCAACTCAATGTCAAGGCGCAAGGCCCCGAGCAGACGATTGGAAATCTCTCGGGTGGCAACCAACAGAAGGTCGCCATAGCCAGAGTTTTGCATCAAGACGCAGAAATCCTTCTACTCGATGAACCGACCCGCGGCATCGATGTTGGTACCAAAGCGGAAATCTATCGCTTGATCGGCGAATTGGCTGCTGCAGGAAAAACCATTCTCTTCGTCAGCTCCTACCTCCCGGAACTACTGGCCGTCTGCGACACACTGGGCGTTATGTCCAAAGGGCGATTGCTAGAAACGCGCTCGGTCGACCACTGGACGGAAAACGAAATTTTGTCGGTCGCCATCAGCTCTTGA
- a CDS encoding ABC transporter permease, whose translation MSNKTTSSQTSARLWSWLQAFGPLLALVVVTLGFAVADQVWGAGHFSELRNFRVVLVQAAPVAVAALGMTLIIISGGIDLSAGTASTLCATVLAISLSAERSAAEAVLLTLAAGAACGMINGLLIGLLRIPPFIVTLGTMTIFLGIAKRLAGGSTVFVERRLLPDWLSTLSSTMPPDWQGGFPRIATGVWLAIGIAILVSIVLRYTVFGRHLFALGSNESTARLCGVNILGTKVIVYVLGGLLIGIAGIYSFSLVKVASPIEGIGRELKYIAAVVIGGGSLSGGRGSVLGTLAGAAIMGVIASGCSQLEIQNSTQDIMIGVIIIAAVTLDQFRSRNQNN comes from the coding sequence ATGTCCAACAAGACCACTTCGTCTCAGACTTCCGCCCGACTTTGGAGCTGGCTGCAAGCGTTTGGACCGCTGCTCGCTCTGGTCGTTGTCACTCTAGGGTTTGCGGTCGCGGATCAGGTGTGGGGTGCCGGACACTTTAGTGAACTGCGAAATTTCCGCGTCGTATTGGTGCAAGCAGCACCGGTCGCTGTCGCAGCGCTGGGAATGACGTTGATCATAATTTCTGGCGGAATTGACCTCTCAGCCGGGACCGCCTCCACTCTATGCGCGACGGTGCTAGCCATCAGCCTGAGTGCCGAGCGATCTGCGGCGGAAGCGGTTCTCTTGACGCTAGCCGCCGGCGCCGCTTGCGGCATGATCAATGGCTTGTTGATCGGCTTGCTACGCATCCCTCCGTTCATTGTCACACTCGGGACGATGACCATCTTCCTGGGAATTGCCAAGCGATTGGCGGGAGGTTCTACGGTTTTTGTGGAGCGACGACTGTTGCCCGATTGGCTATCGACACTCAGCTCAACGATGCCGCCCGATTGGCAAGGAGGTTTTCCGCGGATCGCCACGGGAGTGTGGCTCGCGATCGGGATTGCAATTCTAGTTTCGATCGTGCTGCGTTACACCGTCTTTGGCCGGCACTTGTTCGCCTTGGGTTCTAATGAATCGACGGCGCGGCTGTGCGGGGTCAACATTCTGGGAACCAAGGTCATTGTGTACGTGCTAGGTGGCTTGCTGATTGGCATCGCGGGTATCTACTCGTTTTCACTCGTAAAAGTGGCCAGTCCGATCGAAGGCATCGGTCGTGAACTAAAATACATTGCGGCGGTAGTCATCGGGGGTGGAAGCTTGAGTGGCGGTCGCGGCTCGGTGCTTGGTACCCTGGCGGGAGCTGCCATCATGGGAGTTATCGCCAGCGGTTGTTCGCAACTGGAAATCCAAAATTCAACGCAAGACATCATGATTGGCGTCATCATTATCGCAGCTGTCACATTAGATCAGTTTCGCTCCCGCAATCAGAACAATTAG
- a CDS encoding inositol oxygenase family protein, protein MSTKSNQPLKNLDEWEEDLLRRYPQESTKSKRSVTVDTGDSTTANFRNYAAEARPSVREFYRLNHRHQTLEFVRSKRAEYLSLNRRRMSIWEGMEYLNQLVDDSDPDIDLPQIEHLLQTAEAIRADGRPDWFILAGLIHDLGKILCLWDEPQWAVVGDTFPVGCRYSERIVYHEAFRENPDWNNSEYQTELGIYQPHCGLDNVLLSWGHDEYLYHVVKDYLPPPALAMIRYHSCYPIHREQAYQHLLVDEDHEMMRWVTDFNQYDLYTKRDERMDVAALRPYYEALISEYFPGELAW, encoded by the coding sequence ATGTCAACGAAATCGAACCAGCCGCTTAAGAATCTTGACGAGTGGGAAGAAGATCTATTGCGACGCTATCCCCAAGAGAGCACCAAGTCAAAGCGTTCGGTGACCGTGGATACAGGGGATAGCACCACCGCAAATTTCCGGAATTATGCCGCCGAGGCGCGGCCCAGCGTTCGCGAGTTCTATCGCCTCAATCATCGCCACCAGACTCTCGAATTTGTCCGCAGCAAACGAGCTGAGTACCTTTCGCTCAACCGGCGAAGAATGAGTATTTGGGAAGGCATGGAGTACTTAAATCAATTGGTAGACGACAGCGATCCCGATATCGACCTACCGCAAATCGAGCACTTGTTGCAAACCGCTGAAGCGATTCGTGCAGACGGCAGACCCGATTGGTTCATCCTGGCTGGTCTCATTCACGATCTCGGCAAGATTCTGTGCCTGTGGGATGAACCGCAGTGGGCCGTTGTGGGCGACACCTTCCCGGTCGGCTGCCGCTACTCAGAACGCATCGTCTACCACGAAGCCTTTCGAGAGAACCCCGATTGGAACAACTCCGAATACCAGACCGAGCTGGGTATCTACCAACCCCACTGCGGACTTGACAACGTACTCCTCTCCTGGGGGCACGACGAGTATCTGTACCATGTCGTGAAAGACTACTTGCCACCGCCAGCACTGGCCATGATTCGCTATCATTCCTGCTACCCCATTCATCGCGAGCAGGCCTACCAGCACCTATTGGTCGATGAGGATCACGAGATGATGCGGTGGGTCACTGATTTCAACCAATACGACCTCTACACCAAGCGCGATGAGCGGATGGACGTGGCCGCGCTTCGCCCTTACTACGAAGCGCTGATCTCAGAGTACTTCCCGGGCGAATTGGCTTGGTAG
- a CDS encoding prenyltransferase/squalene oxidase repeat-containing protein produces MGLNGRSSLAQSPGRTNPAWEQSIRSGLDYLARTQTARGQWNTPSYPTALAALAGTALLCSGSTTTQGPYAQQIARCTDFLISKCRGNGLIGDPTTDNRYTYGHGFSMLLLSQVLGEEGYEDRRLELLEVLRQAVDFCCNAQTDAGGWGYVSAKDGANYDEGSTTITQVQGLRGCRNAGIAVPAEAIEKAKNYIYECKNDDGGISYSSKQMGTSRPAITAAALAALYNAGDYDGQHVPEMLKYSREKLHTNIADDGTAFGHWHYTYLYYSQVVYRQGDEQWLPFRDRLYDKIVSEQASDGSWTGQISPVYITACNLIILQLDRGLLPIYQR; encoded by the coding sequence CTGGGACTGAACGGCCGGTCGAGCCTCGCTCAATCGCCCGGTCGGACCAACCCAGCCTGGGAACAGTCGATTCGGTCGGGGTTGGACTACTTAGCACGCACGCAGACCGCTCGCGGGCAGTGGAATACCCCCTCCTACCCCACCGCCTTGGCCGCTTTGGCTGGCACCGCCCTGCTCTGCTCCGGTTCCACCACCACGCAGGGCCCCTACGCTCAACAGATTGCCCGGTGCACCGATTTCCTGATTAGCAAGTGCCGGGGAAACGGACTGATCGGCGATCCAACGACTGACAATCGTTACACCTACGGGCATGGATTCTCGATGCTGCTATTGAGCCAAGTGTTGGGAGAAGAGGGATACGAAGATCGTCGACTGGAGTTGCTTGAGGTGCTGCGACAAGCGGTCGATTTCTGTTGCAATGCCCAAACGGATGCAGGGGGTTGGGGATATGTGAGCGCCAAAGATGGTGCCAACTACGACGAGGGCTCGACGACGATCACCCAGGTGCAGGGGCTGCGCGGATGTCGAAACGCTGGCATTGCCGTCCCCGCTGAAGCGATCGAAAAGGCCAAGAACTACATCTACGAATGCAAGAATGACGATGGAGGCATCAGTTATTCGAGCAAGCAGATGGGGACTTCACGGCCAGCGATTACGGCCGCTGCCTTAGCCGCCCTGTACAATGCGGGCGACTATGACGGACAACACGTCCCGGAGATGCTGAAGTACTCGCGCGAAAAACTGCATACCAACATTGCCGATGACGGGACCGCTTTTGGACATTGGCATTACACCTATTTATACTACAGCCAAGTCGTCTACCGCCAAGGCGATGAACAATGGCTTCCCTTTCGCGACCGCCTCTACGACAAAATCGTCAGTGAGCAGGCAAGCGACGGCTCCTGGACAGGTCAGATTAGTCCAGTTTACATAACGGCCTGCAACTTGATCATCCTCCAACTGGACCGTGGCCTGCTCCCCATCTATCAACGCTAA